The Stackebrandtia nassauensis DSM 44728 genome includes the window GGGAACTTCTGGAACAGCTCACAGAACTCGAAGACCTCGTCGGGGGTCTTCTGTCGCGAGTGGATCATGATGCCGTCGACGCCGCCCTCGTCGATGTAGGCGCGGGCACGCTTCACGGCGTCGTCCATGCCCTGCTCCAGGATCAGCGACTCGATGCGCGCGATGACCATGAAGTCCTTGGTGACCTGGGCCTTCTTGCCGACCTGGATCTTGTGGACCATGTCCTCGATGGAGCACTGGGTCTGCTGGGCGCCGGTGCCGAACAGCGAGTTGCGCTTCAGGCCCTCTTTGTCCTCGATGATGATCGCCGAGACACCAAGGCGCTCAAGGGAACGCACGGTGTAGCTGAAGTGCTCCGGCTTGCCGCCGGTGTCACCGTCGTAGATCAGCGGCTTGGTGGTGACGTCGAACAGGTCGTTGATGCCCTGCATCCGGGAGGCGGGGTCGACCAGCTCGATGTCGGGCTTGCCGCGCGCGGTGGAGTCGGTCAGCGAGGAGGACCACATGCCGTCGAACTCGACCTTGCGTCCATTGTGCTCGGCGGTGGTGGTCTCGATGATGAGACCGGTCAGCGGGCTGTGCGATTCCATGATCCGCACGATCGGCTTGTTCTCGATCAGGCGGCGCAGTCGCGACAGCCGTACGTTCGGGGTGGTGCCGACCTCTTTGACGGACTCGTTGAGCTGGGTGGACGAGATGCCCTCGGTGTAGCCGACCTCGACCAGTTCGCCGTTCCACTGGGCGAGCGCGTCGATGACCCGCTGCCGGGTCTGCTGCTGAACGCCGGTCTTCCAGTCGTCACCGTGGACGACGAAGTTCGGCTTGAGCTTCTCGAGGTTCTCGACGTAGTCGAGGGTCTCCTGTGGCACCACCGCCGCGACGCCCTTGATGTTCTCCACGACAGCCTTGCGCTGTTCGTAGGTCATGTGGGGCAGGCGCTTGTAGCTGGCGATGGCCGCGTCGGTCAGCAGACCGATGGTGACGTCGCCCAGCTCGGCGGCCCTTTGCAGGATGTTGATGTGCCCGGGATGGACGAGATCGGCGCTCATCCCCACATAGACGGTGGGCTTGCTCGACAAGGTTTCTCCTCTTACTTTCACACAGAGAATGCTCGCCTCGACGTACGGGCGCGCACCATCGCGACACCACCGGACCGGGTCGAGGCCGGAACGACCGACTGTACCGCGAATGAATTCTTCGTCCGGCGCCTACCCGATAAATCAGCTCGCCGTCACTGCCTGGTCGCGCTCGTGTGACTCGCGCGGATCACGCGGGGTCTCGTAGGTCTCGCGGGCCGCCGACAGGAACGCCCTGGTGTAGGTGTCGGCGGGGAAGTCGCCCAGGTAGTGGGTCTTCAGCGCCCGCCGCTCGCTCGCGCGCGGGTCGGCGTCCAGCAGCTGCGAGACCACCTCGGGGATGTTGGAGCCGTCGTGACGGATCACATATGACGCGGTCGACAGCGGGAAGCTCTCGGCGAACTCCTCGCCCTCGGCGAGCATGTCGGTCACGGCGAACGGCTTCTCCGAGTACAGCCAGTCGGACACGACGCCGCTGACGTCCGACACCAGCGCGTCGGCGTCGTTGAAGCAGTCGGCCAGCGTGATCTCGCCGGAGGTCTCGGCCCCGAAGCGGTGCGGGCGCCCGGTCTTGGCGCGGTCGGTGGCCAGCAGTTCCTGGACCCGCTCCAGGGCCCGGCCGGCGGCGACGTTGCGACGGGTGAAGGGGTGTTCGCGCATCAGGACGGTCGCGCCCCGGGCCAGCAGCTCGGTCACGAGCGCCTCGCCCAGCGGCAGCGAGGAGAAGTTGACGTCGGCGGAGTCGCCGGTCCAGGTCGGCGCGTACAGCACCGTCGGGTGTTTCTTGTTGGCGATGGGTTCGCGGTCAACGCGCACGTCGGCGACCTGCGGGCGGCCGACGATGCGGAACTGCTCGTCGGTGATCTTGACGCCGTAGCGGCGGTAGCGTTCCACCCCGGCCTGCCCGGCCACGAACACCCGGTCGTACATGGCGCTGACCGGGTTGCGGCTGGCGGGTTTCTCGCTGTCACCGTGCATCAGCTGGATGTGGGTCAGTTCGCCGAAGCGGACGCAGTGGGTGTTCTTCATGCTGTTGTTGACGTAGAAGACGGAGCGCAGGCTGGGCACCAGCATGCTCTCCATGGCCGCGATGGACGGGGCCACCACGATCGGGGCCGGGGTGGCGGCGGCGAAGGTCTTGGCGGTGCGGCCCTCGCGCAGGATGATCACGTACGGGTCGCCCAGCTGGTCGAAGTACGGCAGCCACATCAGCAGCTGGTAGACCGCCGAGCCCGGGCCGGAGAAGTGCACCGCGAACTTGGGCGCGTGCGCCTCGACGGCGGCGCGCACCGCGGTGTCGGTCTGGTACGCGACGTCGCGGCGCCGCACCCACACCCGCAGCACCAGCACCGCCTGGGTCAACACGACCAGCACGCCGACGGCGACCAGCGGCCAGCCCGACAGCTGGAAGGCCGCGCAGCCGGTGAAGGCGGCGATCATGCCGATGTTGACCATCGCGACGGTGCGCGGCGTGGCCCAGCGCGCCACGGTGGAACGCGGCAGCGGCAGGTTCGCGGTGTTGAGCCTGCCCATCCGCAATGCCTTGAACACCAGCGGTTCCACGCCCAGCAGGCCCAGCAGCAGCGCCCCGGCCCCGGCCAGTCCCAGGTTCAGTTCGCCGTCGCGGAACAGCCCGGTGCCCAAAAGCACGGCGGCGACGATGACGGCGCGGGCGGTGCGTCCGGCACCCGCGCTGACGGTGGTGAACAGGCCGGTCAGGAAGACCAGCGTCGCCAGGCACAGCCCATAGCCCAGCCAGGGCAGGTCAGTGAGCGCGAACACGACGACCGCGGCCGTCGGAAGTGCGCCGGGCAGCACCGTGCGCATCACGAAGCGCGACAAATTCTTTGGCATTGAAGCGGTTCAGCTCCCGGTATTCGAATACTTACGACGACCCACCGTAACAATCGGCTAACGGGATTATGGCGCACCCTTGCGCGACTCCCACCGACTCGCAACGAATGGAGGTTCTTCTTTGAGATTGAGTTGTTGCCCGCGAAGATGTTACTCGGTATAGCAATCCCGTGCAGCTGTGAAGAAAGCTTCTTCATAAGCGTCGGCGGGGAAGCCGCCAAGATAGTAGGCCTTCATCTTGTGCCTGTCGGCGGCCAGGGAATCGGTGTCGAG containing:
- the aepX gene encoding phosphoenolpyruvate mutase — translated: MSADLVHPGHINILQRAAELGDVTIGLLTDAAIASYKRLPHMTYEQRKAVVENIKGVAAVVPQETLDYVENLEKLKPNFVVHGDDWKTGVQQQTRQRVIDALAQWNGELVEVGYTEGISSTQLNESVKEVGTTPNVRLSRLRRLIENKPIVRIMESHSPLTGLIIETTTAEHNGRKVEFDGMWSSSLTDSTARGKPDIELVDPASRMQGINDLFDVTTKPLIYDGDTGGKPEHFSYTVRSLERLGVSAIIIEDKEGLKRNSLFGTGAQQTQCSIEDMVHKIQVGKKAQVTKDFMVIARIESLILEQGMDDAVKRARAYIDEGGVDGIMIHSRQKTPDEVFEFCELFQKFPKRVPLVVVPTSYNTVVEDEFAKRGVNVVIYANQLMRASYKAMASVATSILENGRSAEVDSQIANIKEALAIIPENLA
- a CDS encoding CDP-glycerol glycerophosphotransferase family protein; amino-acid sequence: MPKNLSRFVMRTVLPGALPTAAVVVFALTDLPWLGYGLCLATLVFLTGLFTTVSAGAGRTARAVIVAAVLLGTGLFRDGELNLGLAGAGALLLGLLGVEPLVFKALRMGRLNTANLPLPRSTVARWATPRTVAMVNIGMIAAFTGCAAFQLSGWPLVAVGVLVVLTQAVLVLRVWVRRRDVAYQTDTAVRAAVEAHAPKFAVHFSGPGSAVYQLLMWLPYFDQLGDPYVIILREGRTAKTFAAATPAPIVVAPSIAAMESMLVPSLRSVFYVNNSMKNTHCVRFGELTHIQLMHGDSEKPASRNPVSAMYDRVFVAGQAGVERYRRYGVKITDEQFRIVGRPQVADVRVDREPIANKKHPTVLYAPTWTGDSADVNFSSLPLGEALVTELLARGATVLMREHPFTRRNVAAGRALERVQELLATDRAKTGRPHRFGAETSGEITLADCFNDADALVSDVSGVVSDWLYSEKPFAVTDMLAEGEEFAESFPLSTASYVIRHDGSNIPEVVSQLLDADPRASERRALKTHYLGDFPADTYTRAFLSAARETYETPRDPRESHERDQAVTAS